The Hydrogenobacter thermophilus TK-6 genome window below encodes:
- a CDS encoding menaquinone biosynthesis family protein: MRIRIAHSPDSDDAFMFYPMVSGEIDTEGFQIEHVLADIETLNREAFKGTYEVSAISFHAYPYVADKYLVLPSGGSVGDGYGPIVVSKKPLDTLRGKRVAIPGKLTTAYLVLKLYEPDFCEEVVPFDQVMDKVERQEADAGLVIHEGQISYADRGLLKFVDLGQWWKEKTGLALPLGCNVVRKDLGEETIRKIERLMRRSVEYALSNVDKALEYARDYARDIKESQEKAFKFVSMYVNSRTVDYGEDGRQAVRLLLSLGRERGIINVDIPSTIFSDEV; the protein is encoded by the coding sequence ATGAGGATAAGGATTGCCCACAGTCCAGATTCAGACGATGCCTTTATGTTCTATCCGATGGTGTCTGGTGAGATAGACACTGAGGGATTTCAGATAGAGCATGTGCTTGCGGATATAGAGACCCTAAACAGGGAAGCTTTCAAGGGAACTTATGAAGTCTCTGCCATATCCTTTCATGCCTATCCTTATGTAGCTGACAAGTATCTGGTGCTTCCCAGTGGGGGAAGCGTAGGCGATGGATACGGTCCCATAGTAGTTTCCAAAAAACCGCTTGACACACTCAGAGGCAAAAGAGTAGCCATTCCGGGAAAGCTCACCACTGCTTATTTGGTGCTAAAGCTTTACGAGCCTGACTTTTGTGAAGAAGTGGTTCCCTTTGACCAAGTTATGGACAAGGTAGAAAGACAAGAGGCGGATGCTGGGCTTGTCATACATGAAGGTCAGATAAGTTATGCCGACAGGGGACTTTTGAAATTTGTGGACCTTGGTCAGTGGTGGAAGGAAAAGACTGGATTAGCCTTACCCTTAGGTTGTAATGTAGTAAGAAAAGACCTGGGAGAGGAAACCATCAGAAAGATAGAGAGGCTTATGAGAAGGAGTGTAGAGTATGCTCTTTCTAATGTGGACAAAGCTTTGGAGTATGCCAGAGATTACGCAAGGGACATAAAGGAAAGCCAAGAGAAAGCTTTCAAGTTTGTTAGCATGTATGTAAATAGCAGGACGGTAGATTACGGAGAGGATGGAAGGCAGGCGGTTAGACTTTTGCTGAGTCTTGGCAGAGAAAGGGGCATAATAAATGTGGATATACCAAGTACCATCTTTTCTGATGAAGTATAA
- a CDS encoding ADP-ribose-binding protein produces MEIVILEGSLLDVEADVIVNPANSLGIMGGGVAGVIKKAGGSIIEKEAMLKAPISVGSAIFTSAGRLKFKGVIHAPTMEEPVMETTEEKVRKAVRAALELADNMGFKSIAIPGMGTGIGRLPKGVAAKAMMGEIVNFIPINLEKVVLVDIDRELVEKWREHARK; encoded by the coding sequence ATGGAGATAGTTATACTGGAGGGAAGCCTGCTGGATGTAGAGGCGGATGTTATAGTAAACCCTGCCAACTCCTTGGGGATTATGGGGGGTGGTGTGGCAGGTGTGATAAAAAAAGCGGGTGGCAGTATCATAGAAAAGGAAGCTATGCTCAAAGCTCCCATAAGCGTGGGTTCTGCCATCTTTACATCTGCGGGAAGGCTCAAGTTCAAAGGTGTGATTCACGCGCCCACTATGGAGGAGCCTGTTATGGAAACCACAGAAGAGAAAGTCAGAAAAGCGGTAAGAGCAGCTCTTGAGCTTGCAGACAACATGGGCTTTAAGAGCATAGCCATACCCGGAATGGGGACAGGAATAGGAAGACTCCCTAAGGGGGTTGCAGCAAAGGCTATGATGGGCGAAATTGTGAACTTTATACCCATAAACCTTGAGAAGGTTGTGCTGGTGGACATAGATAGAGAGCTTGTAGAAAAGTGGAGAGAGCATGCCAGAAAGTAG
- a CDS encoding ATP phosphoribosyltransferase regulatory subunit, translated as MPESSLPSEERFFSFEDSEKLKNSFLVACEVLKDYRFVILPTVEKYQPELYTDQYKPFVIGTCQDGSLLNLRTDWTVSLARFLSSIRHLELPVKVFYWGNVFSPMGDTEKFQMGIEHLGFSHVKSDAQVIEKLCEYLKKCSVNDFVVNLGHMGIVNRILEKYREREKIVKALFEKNFSELGKYPELVDLLYTQGGGEVIEEFVKRHPEFSKECEELLKVSEHLKDFSLTFDLSELRLQSYYTGIVFEIFHPNLGYPIAGGGRYDRLYSMFGKDIPAVGGAVYLDRLLEL; from the coding sequence ATGCCAGAAAGTAGCCTTCCTTCCGAAGAGAGATTTTTCTCCTTTGAGGATTCAGAAAAACTCAAGAACTCCTTTTTAGTAGCCTGTGAGGTGCTCAAAGATTACAGATTCGTCATACTTCCAACCGTAGAGAAGTACCAACCGGAGCTATACACTGACCAATACAAACCCTTTGTTATAGGAACCTGTCAGGATGGTAGCCTTTTGAACCTAAGAACCGATTGGACGGTAAGCCTTGCAAGGTTTTTATCCAGCATAAGGCATTTGGAGCTTCCAGTAAAAGTTTTTTACTGGGGCAATGTGTTTTCGCCGATGGGGGATACGGAAAAATTTCAGATGGGAATAGAGCATCTGGGCTTTAGCCATGTGAAAAGCGATGCACAGGTCATAGAAAAGCTTTGCGAGTACTTAAAGAAGTGTTCCGTTAATGACTTTGTGGTGAATTTAGGACATATGGGCATAGTAAATAGAATACTTGAAAAGTATCGGGAGCGAGAGAAAATAGTAAAAGCTCTCTTTGAGAAGAACTTTTCGGAGCTGGGAAAGTACCCTGAACTTGTTGACCTTCTTTACACACAAGGTGGTGGCGAAGTAATTGAAGAGTTTGTAAAAAGGCATCCCGAGTTTTCCAAGGAGTGTGAGGAGCTTCTTAAGGTATCTGAACATCTAAAAGATTTTTCCCTTACCTTTGATCTTTCTGAACTCAGACTCCAAAGCTATTACACGGGTATAGTGTTTGAGATATTTCATCCCAATTTGGGCTACCCCATAGCGGGGGGAGGAAGGTACGACAGGCTATACAGTATGTTTGGCAAGGACATACCAGCAGTAGGCGGTGCGGTCTACTTGGATAGGCTACTTGAACTCTAA
- the metK gene encoding methionine adenosyltransferase has product MKRYIKMAESPMEGHPDKLADLIADALLDEFIRKDPYSRVSLEILLVSGMTFVSGHVSTESYVDIPGVVRNTIKEVGYNKPEYGFDADTSAVITSIEEQSPEIALGISSEGAGDTATVIGYACRETENYMPLPISLAHLLSKSISEMRKSGRAPFLRPDGKVLLTILYEDEKPLFVKDLVVFVQHDPDVSLDKLREFIHEEVLKKTLPQKLISEATRIMINPSGRFVMGGPIADVGQTGRKIVSDAYGDVAYSGGSAFSGKDPTKTDRSASYLARMMAKHVVACGFASRCMVQMAYAFGVSEVIAFDIETYGTEKVDKEKIKSALLEVFPTGPKKIIDFLDLRKPIYKKTACYGHFGKEDLSWEKLTKVEELKERLS; this is encoded by the coding sequence ATGAAAAGATACATAAAGATGGCTGAATCACCTATGGAAGGTCATCCAGATAAGCTGGCAGACCTTATTGCTGATGCCCTTCTTGATGAGTTTATCAGAAAGGACCCCTACAGCAGAGTCTCCCTTGAGATACTCCTCGTTTCTGGTATGACTTTCGTATCTGGTCATGTATCTACAGAAAGCTATGTGGACATACCCGGTGTGGTCAGAAACACCATAAAGGAGGTGGGATACAACAAACCTGAGTACGGTTTTGATGCAGATACATCTGCCGTCATAACTTCCATAGAGGAGCAGAGTCCAGAAATAGCTCTGGGAATATCCTCCGAAGGTGCTGGAGATACAGCAACTGTGATAGGATACGCTTGCAGAGAAACGGAAAACTACATGCCTTTGCCCATAAGTCTTGCTCATCTTCTTTCTAAGAGCATCTCTGAGATGAGAAAGAGCGGGAGAGCGCCCTTTTTAAGACCCGACGGTAAAGTGCTTTTGACAATCCTCTACGAAGATGAAAAGCCCCTCTTTGTAAAAGACCTGGTGGTGTTTGTTCAGCACGACCCGGATGTATCTTTGGACAAACTCAGAGAGTTCATACACGAAGAGGTGTTAAAGAAGACGCTACCACAAAAGCTCATCTCAGAAGCCACAAGGATAATGATAAACCCCTCTGGGAGGTTTGTGATGGGAGGACCTATTGCGGATGTGGGTCAGACGGGAAGGAAGATAGTATCGGATGCATACGGAGATGTGGCATACTCAGGGGGAAGCGCCTTTTCCGGAAAGGACCCCACCAAAACCGACAGGTCAGCTTCTTATCTGGCAAGGATGATGGCTAAGCATGTAGTGGCTTGCGGATTTGCCAGTAGGTGTATGGTTCAGATGGCTTACGCCTTTGGAGTAAGCGAAGTTATAGCTTTTGACATTGAAACTTATGGAACTGAGAAGGTGGATAAGGAAAAAATAAAGTCAGCCCTTCTTGAAGTTTTTCCCACAGGACCCAAAAAGATCATAGATTTCCTTGACCTTAGAAAACCCATATACAAAAAAACCGCTTGCTACGGACACTTTGGCAAAGAGGACCTCTCTTGGGAAAAGCTCACAAAGGTAGAAGAGTTAAAGGAGAGACTCTCTTAG
- the serS gene encoding serine--tRNA ligase, which translates to MLDIELIRKKPDWVKERLKTRGEEYPPLVDDVLILDEERRSIIRELEGLRSERNRISKEIGSMKKQGADTTALEVQMKKLKERIEELEHKLSIVERDHKNLMLRIPNLPHTSVPVGEDEKDNVEVRRWGIPKEFGFEPKPHWEIGEKLGILDFERGAKLSGSRFTVLKGMGAKLERALINFMLDMHAKKGYVEIMPPHLVKPQVLEGTGQLPKFEEELYRCERDELYLIPTAEVPLTNLFRDEILREDQLPIYLTSYTPCYRREAGAYGKDIRGIIRQHQFNKVELVKIVKPEDSYRELEGLTSDAEDILRALELPYRVVLLCTGDMGFSSAKTYDIEVWFPSQSRYREVSSCSNCEEFQARRMGTRYKDQKGRNIYVHTLNGSALAIGRTLAAILENYQREDGSVIVPHALRDYVKADIIKPE; encoded by the coding sequence ATGCTGGACATAGAACTAATAAGGAAAAAGCCCGATTGGGTGAAAGAAAGACTAAAAACAAGAGGTGAAGAGTACCCACCCCTTGTTGATGATGTGCTGATCCTTGATGAAGAGAGAAGAAGCATAATCAGAGAGTTGGAAGGGCTAAGAAGCGAGAGAAACCGCATAAGCAAAGAGATAGGCAGTATGAAAAAACAAGGTGCGGATACCACAGCGCTTGAAGTGCAGATGAAAAAGCTAAAAGAGCGTATAGAAGAGTTGGAGCACAAGCTCTCTATTGTGGAAAGGGACCATAAGAATCTTATGCTACGCATACCTAACTTGCCTCATACTAGTGTCCCTGTTGGGGAGGACGAAAAAGATAATGTGGAAGTAAGAAGATGGGGGATTCCAAAGGAGTTTGGGTTTGAGCCAAAGCCTCACTGGGAGATAGGAGAAAAGCTTGGCATACTTGACTTTGAAAGAGGTGCCAAATTATCTGGCAGTCGCTTCACAGTTCTTAAGGGCATGGGAGCCAAGTTAGAGAGGGCTCTGATAAACTTCATGCTGGATATGCACGCCAAGAAAGGATATGTGGAGATAATGCCACCGCACTTGGTAAAGCCACAGGTCTTGGAAGGCACCGGACAGCTACCTAAGTTTGAGGAAGAACTCTACAGGTGCGAAAGAGATGAGCTTTACCTTATACCCACCGCTGAGGTCCCCCTCACTAATCTATTCAGAGATGAAATACTAAGAGAGGATCAGCTTCCCATATACCTCACATCTTATACCCCTTGCTACAGAAGGGAAGCAGGAGCTTATGGCAAGGACATAAGAGGCATCATCCGTCAGCATCAATTTAACAAGGTGGAACTTGTCAAAATTGTAAAGCCAGAAGATTCTTATAGAGAATTAGAAGGGCTCACCTCAGATGCGGAGGATATCCTGAGAGCTCTGGAGCTTCCATACAGGGTAGTGCTTTTATGCACTGGTGATATGGGCTTTTCCTCGGCAAAAACTTATGACATAGAGGTGTGGTTTCCATCTCAAAGCAGATATAGGGAAGTCTCTTCTTGTTCCAACTGCGAGGAATTTCAGGCAAGGAGGATGGGGACAAGATACAAGGACCAAAAAGGTAGAAACATATATGTGCATACTCTAAACGGATCGGCTCTTGCCATAGGCAGGACGCTCGCAGCCATACTTGAAAACTACCAGAGGGAAGATGGTTCTGTTATAGTGCCTCATGCCCTGAGAGACTACGTGAAAGCTGACATTATAAAGCCTGAGTGA
- a CDS encoding NUDIX domain-containing protein, with the protein MKPMQTPFLAVDGIVRLWKEEKFRGIVLIERLYPPYGFALPGGFVEVSETVEQAVIREVKEETGLNATIRKLLGVYSNPKRDPRFHVVSVVFVLDAEGEPSAGDDAKKVHIFRLEDVPFDKLVFDHAKILADFIKS; encoded by the coding sequence ATGAAACCTATGCAAACTCCTTTCCTTGCAGTAGATGGCATAGTAAGACTTTGGAAGGAGGAAAAATTTAGGGGGATAGTGCTCATAGAGAGGCTTTACCCGCCCTATGGCTTTGCACTGCCGGGCGGTTTTGTGGAGGTGAGCGAGACGGTAGAGCAGGCAGTAATCAGGGAAGTAAAGGAAGAGACGGGGCTAAATGCCACCATAAGAAAACTCTTGGGTGTGTATTCTAACCCTAAGAGGGACCCAAGATTTCATGTGGTTTCTGTGGTGTTCGTTCTTGATGCAGAGGGAGAACCTTCTGCGGGTGATGATGCCAAAAAGGTGCACATCTTTAGACTGGAAGATGTGCCATTTGATAAGCTCGTCTTTGATCATGCAAAGATACTTGCGGACTTTATAAAATCCTAA
- a CDS encoding rhodanese-like domain-containing protein has translation MFQVPEVSYEEAKRMLEEDSNVILLDVRTPQEHAQLRIPNSKLIPLDELRYAYKDLPKDKKYIVYCRSGERSAFATYFLRHMGYEAYNLAGGILIWPYEKVSGID, from the coding sequence ATGTTTCAGGTGCCAGAAGTGTCTTACGAGGAAGCCAAGAGAATGCTCGAAGAGGATAGCAATGTGATACTTCTTGATGTGAGAACTCCTCAAGAGCATGCACAGCTGAGGATCCCAAACTCTAAGCTCATACCTTTGGATGAGCTAAGGTATGCTTACAAAGACCTTCCCAAGGATAAAAAGTACATAGTTTATTGCAGAAGTGGGGAAAGGAGCGCCTTCGCCACATACTTTTTAAGACACATGGGATACGAAGCTTACAACTTGGCAGGAGGCATTCTAATCTGGCCCTACGAAAAAGTTTCGGGAATAGATTAA
- a CDS encoding acetyl-CoA carboxylase biotin carboxylase subunit, translated as MFRKILIANRGEVALRIIRACKELGIRTVAIYSEADARSLYVKKADESYLIPGDPVWAYLDYVRIVDLAKSVGADAVHPGYGFLAENAEFARFCQKRGITFIGPKPEHIEMFGDKVKAKKMMKKLGIPTVPGVEEPLKDPTDALHYAKEIGFPIILKSAYGGGGRGMRVVKSEKELPQLFESGYREAETFFGKGDLFIEKYLENPKHIEVQILGDKYGNVVHLGERDCSIQRKHQKVLEVTPCPVLPKEMRNKMLGLSVRAMMQVGYESAGTLEFLVDIKKGEFYFIEMNTRLQVEHTITEMVSGVDIVEQMIRVAAGEALPFTQSDITFRGYAIEFRINAEDPKRNFAPAPGKITAYYSPGGPGVRMDAGVYKDFVIPPYYDSMIAKLSVWALTWDRVIARAKRAIDEFIIRGVPTNIPLHREIVRDEDFISGHFGIRFLEEKLPTYDFEIEDQKNPEDITLAISAAIASYYGL; from the coding sequence ATGTTTAGGAAGATTTTGATAGCAAACAGAGGTGAGGTAGCTCTCAGGATCATAAGGGCATGCAAGGAGTTAGGTATTAGGACGGTTGCCATATACTCTGAGGCGGATGCACGATCTTTGTATGTTAAAAAGGCTGACGAGTCTTATCTAATACCTGGGGATCCTGTATGGGCTTATCTGGACTATGTGAGGATCGTGGACCTTGCCAAGTCGGTTGGTGCTGATGCGGTGCATCCGGGTTATGGTTTTCTTGCTGAGAATGCCGAATTTGCAAGATTCTGTCAAAAAAGAGGTATAACCTTTATAGGTCCGAAACCAGAACATATAGAGATGTTTGGAGATAAGGTTAAAGCTAAGAAGATGATGAAGAAGCTGGGTATTCCCACCGTCCCAGGGGTTGAAGAGCCACTCAAAGATCCTACCGATGCACTCCACTATGCAAAAGAGATAGGCTTTCCCATAATACTAAAGTCCGCCTATGGTGGTGGTGGCAGGGGTATGAGGGTAGTAAAGAGTGAGAAGGAACTTCCACAACTTTTTGAATCTGGCTACAGGGAGGCTGAGACCTTCTTTGGGAAGGGAGACTTATTTATAGAGAAGTACTTGGAAAATCCTAAGCACATAGAGGTACAGATACTTGGAGACAAGTACGGAAATGTGGTCCACTTGGGAGAAAGGGACTGTTCCATACAGAGAAAACACCAGAAGGTGCTTGAAGTTACACCTTGTCCAGTTTTGCCAAAGGAGATGAGAAATAAGATGCTGGGACTGAGTGTGCGTGCCATGATGCAGGTAGGATACGAAAGTGCAGGCACGCTTGAATTTCTGGTGGATATAAAGAAAGGGGAGTTTTATTTTATAGAGATGAACACAAGGCTTCAGGTGGAACATACCATAACGGAGATGGTCTCGGGTGTTGACATAGTGGAGCAGATGATCAGGGTAGCAGCGGGGGAGGCTCTGCCCTTTACTCAAAGTGATATAACCTTTAGGGGATACGCTATTGAGTTTAGGATAAACGCGGAAGACCCCAAGAGGAACTTTGCACCCGCACCGGGCAAAATTACGGCTTATTATTCTCCTGGTGGTCCGGGGGTGAGGATGGATGCGGGTGTTTACAAAGATTTTGTCATCCCACCTTATTACGATTCTATGATAGCCAAGCTCAGCGTATGGGCTCTCACTTGGGACAGGGTTATAGCCAGGGCAAAGAGAGCCATAGATGAGTTCATCATAAGAGGTGTTCCCACCAACATACCACTTCACAGGGAGATAGTCAGGGACGAAGACTTTATAAGCGGGCACTTTGGCATAAGATTCCTTGAAGAAAAACTACCCACCTATGACTTTGAGATAGAAGACCAGAAAAATCCAGAAGACATTACTTTAGCTATATCCGCCGCCATAGCCTCTTACTATGGACTGTAA
- a CDS encoding bacteriohemerythrin: MVIKRADLPQVANSIMNALHEDEIEIINELYEACQKGNMERIDELMELLLYDIEEHFLTEEELMREAEFFAYPMHKAEHDGMRKEVKALMESWKKNREAQEISNFIKDRLVPWLILHIARWDSTTAIHLGD; this comes from the coding sequence ATGGTGATAAAAAGGGCGGATCTGCCACAGGTAGCCAACTCCATTATGAATGCCCTTCATGAGGATGAGATAGAGATCATCAACGAGCTTTATGAGGCTTGTCAGAAAGGCAATATGGAGAGAATAGATGAGCTTATGGAGCTTTTGCTCTATGACATAGAAGAACACTTTTTAACGGAAGAGGAGCTTATGAGAGAAGCGGAGTTTTTTGCATATCCTATGCACAAGGCGGAACATGATGGCATGAGAAAGGAGGTAAAGGCTCTTATGGAGAGCTGGAAGAAAAACAGGGAAGCTCAAGAGATTTCCAACTTTATAAAGGACAGACTTGTCCCCTGGCTAATACTTCATATTGCCAGATGGGACTCTACCACTGCCATACATCTCGGTGATTGA
- a CDS encoding NIL domain-containing protein → MNLVRLQLIYPEEKVKEPILCMVCKNFDVSVNIRTAKVTKDTGMLTVELDGEAEEIERAIKFIQEQGIMVEPLEGQIFSE, encoded by the coding sequence ATGAATTTGGTAAGACTGCAGCTCATATATCCTGAGGAGAAGGTAAAAGAGCCTATCCTGTGCATGGTGTGTAAGAACTTTGATGTTAGCGTCAACATCAGAACCGCAAAGGTCACTAAAGATACAGGTATGCTCACAGTTGAGTTGGATGGGGAGGCTGAAGAGATAGAAAGAGCAATAAAGTTCATACAAGAGCAGGGAATTATGGTAGAGCCTCTGGAAGGACAGATATTTTCCGAATGA
- the thiL gene encoding thiamine-phosphate kinase — MRISQVGEFGLIQILKGILSSPVIGDDTAPVHLNDKTLLLTTDSMLEDRHFKRFYPPQAVGWKAISVNVSDVVASGGNPLWVLISLALPDLEVSYVESLYEGIKTACDFYNCHVVGGNLTKSDRIMIDVFMIGKAERFVSRSGAKPGDKLYVSGTLGDSKAGLELLLMERRQYEEFELKLIERHTRPTARIDYTRHISKYANACIDISDGLSSDVWHISRMSNVKININSKDIPISQELRLFCNKHGKDPLDYALSGGEDYQLLFTHPEDRYNPFLDMRSIGSVEEGYGVYLDGRELSPSGFDHFKLA, encoded by the coding sequence ATGAGGATATCACAGGTAGGAGAGTTTGGACTCATCCAGATACTAAAAGGCATCCTATCCTCACCAGTAATAGGCGATGATACCGCACCCGTGCATTTAAATGACAAAACCCTGCTTCTTACAACAGATAGCATGCTGGAAGACAGACACTTTAAAAGGTTCTATCCACCACAAGCCGTTGGCTGGAAAGCTATAAGTGTGAATGTGAGCGATGTGGTTGCCAGCGGTGGAAACCCTCTCTGGGTCCTCATATCCTTAGCCCTTCCTGACCTGGAAGTTTCCTATGTGGAATCCCTTTACGAAGGCATAAAGACTGCGTGCGACTTTTACAACTGTCATGTGGTGGGTGGAAATCTTACTAAGTCCGACAGGATAATGATAGATGTATTTATGATAGGCAAAGCGGAAAGGTTTGTATCAAGGTCTGGTGCAAAACCTGGAGATAAACTTTATGTGAGTGGCACTTTGGGAGACTCAAAGGCAGGGCTTGAGCTTCTGCTTATGGAGAGAAGACAATACGAAGAGTTTGAATTAAAACTCATAGAGAGACACACAAGACCTACCGCAAGGATAGATTACACAAGACACATAAGCAAGTATGCCAACGCCTGCATAGATATAAGCGACGGGCTATCTTCTGATGTGTGGCATATATCTCGCATGAGTAATGTGAAGATAAACATAAATAGCAAGGACATACCCATCTCTCAGGAGCTAAGACTCTTTTGCAATAAGCACGGCAAAGATCCCTTAGATTATGCTCTATCAGGAGGTGAAGACTATCAACTTCTCTTTACGCATCCAGAAGATAGGTATAACCCCTTTCTTGACATGAGGAGTATAGGAAGCGTTGAGGAAGGGTATGGAGTATACCTTGACGGGAGAGAGCTTTCACCTTCTGGCTTTGATCACTTTAAATTGGCTTAA
- the smpB gene encoding SsrA-binding protein SmpB: protein MAKQDGKHIIAINKEARAEYELLETYEAGIVLEGSEVKALRSKQTVSFKDSFVRIENGEAWLYNLYISPYRYATIKPPDPTRKRKLLLHKREILRLMGKVQERGYTIIPLSLYFKNNRVKVEIALARGKKLHDRREELRERDMRRQLEREIKEGKLKL, encoded by the coding sequence ATGGCTAAGCAAGATGGAAAGCACATTATAGCTATAAACAAAGAGGCAAGGGCAGAGTATGAACTGCTAGAAACTTACGAGGCGGGAATAGTGTTGGAGGGTTCTGAGGTAAAAGCCTTAAGGAGTAAGCAGACGGTCTCCTTTAAAGACAGCTTTGTGAGGATAGAAAACGGAGAAGCTTGGCTATACAACCTTTATATATCACCGTATAGATATGCCACCATAAAACCCCCCGACCCCACGAGGAAGAGAAAACTCTTACTTCACAAGAGGGAGATCCTAAGGCTCATGGGAAAGGTTCAAGAGAGAGGATACACCATTATACCACTCTCCCTTTACTTTAAAAACAACAGGGTAAAGGTGGAGATAGCCCTTGCCAGAGGCAAAAAGCTGCACGACAGAAGAGAGGAACTGAGGGAGAGGGATATGAGAAGGCAGTTGGAGAGGGAGATAAAAGAAGGCAAGCTAAAACTCTGA